A stretch of the Ostrea edulis chromosome 9, xbOstEdul1.1, whole genome shotgun sequence genome encodes the following:
- the LOC125657975 gene encoding ATP-dependent RNA helicase SUPV3L1, mitochondrial-like has protein sequence MKFMMLSLLRTGFKGNTFCACRKILIDRQNNDFVRACHILSQIRRNFSSNVVLGCISSRKSGKIEDITVKETIINTLVDPTGTGRDLTGDLDQDQVSQTLMSFTKQSEVYKAAQMEGLIEPFLSKAMERFTEFVMNNISQLPAQLHIVLYDIINSGKHMDDLFPFFIDYAKKLYPHFEFKDDLQLICDLTQPANWYPEARRMKRKIIFHSGPTNSGKTYHALKAFMNADTGVYCGPLRLLAVEVFKKCQDYDVPCDLITGEERRFHFSPDEPAAHISSTVEMASTTLEYDVAVIDEIQMLRDQERGGAWTRVLLGLCAREIHLCGEEAAVNLVQRIVHTTGDSLEVRRYDRLTKLRFDTKAIETLEEVQGGDCLVCFQKKTIYNVCMELERLGHNVAVIYGSLPPATKLAQAEKFNDPKDPCKVLVATDAIGMGINLKIKRMVFLQIKKFSRNENGQLVSSDISTPQAKQIAGRAGRYGAGQEVGLVTAFTEKRMLELKDIIKQEVEDIKAAGLLPTVEQLEQFYFYLPSFKLPDILNIFEHMSTVNNDMYFLCAMQNFKALASLIDHIDLPLRVRYQFCMAPVSLNSPSLSTMYAKFARSYSNGTPIDCKWLLMQTDYPWVLPRTIKSLSNLEEVYEIMDMYLWLSFRFEDIFCDREKVQEVQSELETVVQEGVKKLGLLLLKKKTDETKGLSQKKFKWKKKGK, from the exons ATGAAATTCATGATGCTGAGTCTACTACGGACTGGTTTCAAAGGCAATACATTTTGTGCGTGTAGGAAAATTCTGATCGATCGTCAGAATAATGATTTTGTTCGAGCATGTCATATATTGTCACAAATCAGGAGGAATTTCAGCTCAAACGTTGTACTGGGGTGTATATCATCGAGGAAATCCGGGAAAATAGAAGATATCACTGTAAAAGAAACCATCATAAATACTCTTGTCGATCCGACAGGAACAGGGAGAGACTTGACGGGTGATCTTGATCAGG ACCAAGTGTCTCAAACATTAATGAGTTTTACAAAACAGTCTGAAGTATATAAAGCAGCACAGATGGAAGGTTTAATAG AGCCTTTCCTATCCAAAGCCATGGAGAGGTTTACTGAGTTTGTGATGAATAATATAAGTCAACTTCCTGCTCAGCTGCATATTGTTTTGTATGATATCATCAACTCAG gcaAACACATGGATGATTTGTTTCCATTTTTCATTGACTATGCTAAGAAGTTATATCCACACTTCGAGTTTAAAGATGACCTTCAGTTAATATGTGATCTGACACAACCTGCTAATTG GTATCCTGAAGCACGAAGGATGAAGCGAAAAATCATTTTCCACAGCGGACCTACTAACAGTGGAAAGACGTACCACGCTCTGAAGGCTTTCATGAACGCTGACACTGGGGTGTACTGTGGCCCACTAAGATTGCTAGCGGTGGAAGTCTTCAAAAAATGTCAAGATTAT GATGTACCATGTGATCTGATTACAGGAGAAGAAAGACGATTCCATTTTAGTCCGGACGAACCAGCAGCCCATATTTCATCAACAGTTGAGATGGCCAGCACCACGTTAGAAT ATGATGTGGCGGTCATCGATGAGATTCAAATGTTGAGGGATCAGGAACGAGGAGGGGCCTGGACAAGGGTTCTCCTGGGACTCTGTGCCAGAGAGATTCATCTGTGTGGAGAGGAGGCAGCCGTTAATCTGGTCCAAAGAATAGTCCACACCACAGGAGACTCGCTGGAG GTTCGGCGATACGATCGTTTAACGAAATTAAGATTTGACACTAAAGCAATAG AAACATTGGAGGAGGTACAGGGTGGAGACTGCCTGGTGTGTTTCCAAAAAAAGACAATATATAATGTGTGTATGGAGCTGGAGAGGCTGGGACACAATGTGGCAGTCATTTACGGAAGCCTCCCCCCAG CCACAAAACTAGCACAAGCTGAGAAGTTCAATGATCCCAAGGATCCATGTAAGGTGCTGGTGGCCACAGATGCCATCGGAATGGGCATTAACCT GAAAATTAAGAGAATGGTTTTCTTGCAAATTAAGAAATTTAGTCGAAATGAGAATGGACAATTAGTTAGTTCCGATATCAGCACACCACAGGCCAAGCAGATAGCTGGCCGAGCAGGAAGGTACGGAGCAGGACAGGAAGTGGGGCTGGTGACGGCATTCACCGAGAAGAGGATGTTGGAACTCAAAGACATCATTAAACAGGAAGTGGAGGACATAAAA GCTGCTGGTTTACTGCCCACTGTAGAACAATTGGAGCAGTTTTACTTTTACCTGCCTAGCTTTAAGCTTCCAGATATACTT aatatttttgaGCACATGTCTACCGTGAATAATGACATGTACTTCCTGTGTGCAATGCAGAATTTTAAGGCACTGGCTTCATTGATAGATCACATTGATCTTCCCCTGCGAGTGAGGTATCAGTTCTGTATGGCTCCAGTATCACTGAATTCACCATCACTAAGCACCATGTATGCCAAG TTTGCACGAAGCTATAGCAACGGAACCCCGATCGATTGTAAATGGCTGCTGATGCAGACGGACTATCCTTGGGTTCTCCCTCGGACAATCAAAAGTCTGTCCAATCTGGAGGAGGTGTACGAAATCATGGACATGTATCTATGGCTCAG TTTCAGGTTTGAGGATATATTCTGTGATAGAGAGAAAGTGCAGGAAGTTCAGAGTGAATTAGAAACTGTTGTTCAGGAGGGAGTTAAAAAGCTCGGACTGCTGTTACTAAAGAAAAAGACTGATGAAACGAAGGGACTCtctcaaaagaaattcaaatggAAGAAGAAGGGAAAATGA
- the LOC125660428 gene encoding mediator of RNA polymerase II transcription subunit 15-like, protein MATLWIALLSVLATIVCGQNQDFDLSQFDFSGMNFNPNQPPSNGPTQPPAGLAFSNQASGNNLPQQSRGPPQGNPPPMQNQPMLSNPQQQGAQMAFPTQNQNLPPQNQLTQTNMQSSRVNSLTPEESWLTVGGSQMQNRNPVMSGSMGNNMPLNPNRQPGFPNQNGFNPNGQQGFSNTGPVGSGFSNQGQRLPPNQGPGGGFDQFGTQGNDMFTFNVNAMGAGPSDFSAFNANPFDGTPFGNGLSVNPNQFGNPNIGNPNFGNPNIGNRNMNNRGRPQVSIIDAGNLPPSVRMAMDMNRRPMGGFMGSIPGGLPGMAGFTGFQPPVMTSPIQQQGRGGFGGFLSRIFG, encoded by the exons ATGGCAACGCTGTGGATCGCTCTTCTCTCGGTTTTAGCGACCATCGTGTGTGGACAAAACCAGGACTTTGACTTATCTCAGTTTGATTTTAGTGGAATGAACTTTAACCCAAACCAGCCTCCCAGCAATGGCCCCACTCAACCCCCAGCTGGGTTAGCGTTTTCAAATCAGGCATCGGGAAACAACCTGCCACAGCAGTCAAGGGGGCCTCCCCAGGGAAATCCGCCGCCAATGCAAAACCAGCCAATGCTTAGCAACCCACAGCAACAGGGAGCACAAATGGCTTTTCCAACACAAAATCAGAATCTCCCTCCTCAGAACCAATTAACGCAAACGAATATGCAATCTTCTCGGGTGAATAGTCTTACCCCAGAGGAGAGCTGGTTAACAGTAGGGGGGTCTCAGATGCAGAACCGGAACCCGGTAATGAGTGGCTCCATGGGTAACAACATGCCTCTAAATCCTAATAGACAACCTGGTTTCCCAAATCAAAATGGATTCAACCCAAATGGTCAACAAGGTTTTTCTAACACAGGTCCAGTAGGGTCAGGTTTCAGCAATCAGGGACAACGACTGCCTCCCAACCAGGGACCTGGTGGCGGTTTTGATCAGTTTGGGACACAAGGAAATGACATGTTCACATTCAACGTCAATGCCATGGGAGCAGGACCCAGTGATTTTAGTGCTTTCAATGCCAATCCATTCGATGGCACTCCTTTTGGGAATGGACTTAGCGTTAATCCCAACCAATTTGGCAACCCAAACATCGGTAATCCAAACTTCGGCAACCCTAACATTGGAAATCGCAACATGAACAATCGAGGCAGGCCGCAAGTCAGTATTATTGATGCTGGCAATCTTCCCCCGAGCGTCCGAATGGCGATGGATATGAACAGAAGGCCAATGGGTGGATTTATGGGATCTATTCCCGGCGGCTTACCTGGTATGGCGGGCTTCACAGGATTCCAGCCGCCCGTAATGACGTCACCAATCCAACAACAGGGTCGGGGAGGATTTGGAGGATTTTTAAGCAGAA TTTTCGGTTGA